A stretch of DNA from Micromonospora sp. WMMD1155:
ACCGGTCGAGCACGGGCGGGTCGAAATCAGCACGGTGAGCCCGGCAGCGGCGAGCCCATCACCCTGCCCGTCGCCTGCAGCGCGTGGACCAGCCGAAACAAAAAGCCCTCCGCGTGGACGAAGGGCTTGCAATACAGTACGAGCTATGAGACTTTGTATTCGGTGGGGAAGGTGGGTTACCCTTCCTCCTACGGATCAGAAGGTTAGGGGTTCGAGTCCCTTCGGGCGCACCAACGATCAAGGCCGTGACCTGCTGTAACAGGGGTTGCGGCCTTTTTCCAGTTCCCGACGTCTGTGCGGCCCCGGCGTCAGCCACGGTGTCCGGCGAAGACGGCGGGTGCCGCCTTTCAGGCCGCGTCGTCCAACGCCGGTTGATCGAGGTGGCCACGGGCCAGTCATGGGATGGTGTCAGTCAGTCCCGAACCTCGGTCAGCAGCATGTCGCTCGCGTCGGTTCTGAAGTACAGCACCAGCCGGCCGCTGCGCGACGCGCCCACCAGGCCGGCCGACCGCAGCAGGCCCAGGTGTTGCGAGACGGCTCCCGGCGTCAGGCCGGTGCGGTAGGCGAGTTCCGTGGTGGAGGCCGGGGCGTCCAGCTCCAGCAGCAGCCGGGTGCGCGAGCGCCCGATCACCCGTTCCAGCGCGGGGGCGGCCGCTGTGGTCCGCTGCTCCCACAGTGTCGCCACGCCGCGGGCGGGGTAGGTCAGGGTCGGTTGCCAGGGTGGCATCGTGCTGGAGAAGACGGTCGGCCAGACGAACGCCGACGGGACGAGCAGCAGGCCCTCGCCGTCCAGTTGGCGATGCCCGACGAAGCGTGGATGAGCGATCGTGAGCTGGTCGTCCTGCCAGCTCACGGATGGTGCCAGGTCGGCGAAGAGGCTCGTGGGGCCGCCGTCGGCCAGGCGGCGGGCGCGGTGCACCACGTCGGCTTCCAGCAGGCTGCGCAACCGCGGCCAGTACTCGCTGACCGCCAGGCTCCAGTAGTCGTTCATCTGCCGGGCGAGGCGATCCAGCCCCGCCGACGGATCGGTCCACATGGCGTGCAACTCGGCATCGTCGGTGCGCGCCTTGGTTTCGTTCCACCCGCTGGTCGCGCTCTGCCGCGCCGGGTCCCGCAAGGTCGCCAACCGGTCCAGGTCTGTGCGTACCCGCTGCGGTTCGATGCGGCGGAGATCCGCTAGCTCGGTCTGCAGATCGGGTACCGGCGTCGTCGGGGGTGGTGTGACGAAGTCGGGGATGTACCAGCTCGGTACCGGCACCAGGGCGAACAGCAGGTCGAAGGCGCCCGCTGCCGCGGCCACCCGAGGTGCCACCTGTTTGACCCACGGCACGTGCAGGGCGTGCGCCGCTGGATCCTTGAGCACGCGGACGCTGGCGACGATCTCCTGCATCGGCGAGAACGCGAACCGCATCACCGCGAGGTCGTACGCCGAGAACCCGATGGTGAGCATCGCCCTCCTGGAATTTAGCGTGGTCTAAATCTATCCAGCTGGATCTGATGTCGCACCATGCTCTCCGCATGGCGAATCGGGACTTCGAACTGCTCTTCGCGAGTACGGCGGTGAGTCGAGTCGGCAGCGAGATCAGCTACATCGCCTTCCCCCTGGCGGCGATCGTGGCCCTGCAGGCCGGCCCGGAGCAGGTGGGCCTGCTGAACGCCGCCACCACGGCGGCGTTCCTGTTGATCGGCCTGCCCGCCGGTGTGTGGGTCGACCGGATGCGTCGGCGTCCCGTCCTGCTCGCCGCCGACCTCGTCCGGTTCCTGCTGCTGGCCTGGGTGCCGCTGGCGTGGTGGTGGGGGATCCTCACGATGACCCAACTCTTCGTCGTCGCCTTCCTGGTGGGCGCGGGCCGGGTCTTCTCGGACGTGGCGGCGCAGAGCTATCTGCCGACTGTCGTCGGACGCGAGCACCTGGTGGCCGGTAACGCCCGCCTCGCCGGTACCGAGGCGGTCTCCCGGATCGTCGGCCGGGGGGCCGGCGGTGCGCTCGTCCAGGCACTGACCGCGCCCGTGGCCATCGCCGTCGACGCGCTCACCTACCTGTGGTCGTTTCTCTGCCTCTGCCCGATCCGCCGCCCGGAGCCGGCGCCTGTCGTACCCGACAGGCCCCGGCATCTGTGGCGAGAGATCGGTGAGGGCCTGCGGTACGTCGCCGGACAGCCCGCCCTGCGTGCCGTCGCCGCATCGGGGGCGCTGGTGAACCTGGCCTCCACTGTCATCGTCGTCATCGTTCCGCTGCTGATCGTCCGGGAGTTGCGGTTGCCGGAGGGACTGGTCGGCGTCTTCTTCGCCGTGGGCGGGGTGGGCGCGGTCCTGGGCACGATGGCCGCCCGGCGACTAGCGCTGCGCTTCGGCTACGGGCGGACCCTCATCGTCGCCGCGACGACAGTGGCGCCCGTCTACCTGCTGCTGCCCTTCGCCGACCGGGGTGTCTGGCTGTGGGCGGCCGCTGTGGCGTACCTGTTGATGATGGCGAAGGCGTCGATCGACAACGTCCTGCTGGTCAGCTTCCGGCAGACCATCACTCCCGATCGGATGTTGGGCCGGATGAACGCCACAATGCGTTTCGTCCTCTCCGGGGCACTGCCGATCGGTTCGGTGCTCGCCGGCTTCGTCGGGGAGTACGTGTCGCTGCGGGCCGCGCTCTGGTGCGGCACCGTCGGCATGGCCGTCGCCTGGGTGCCGGTCTTCCTCTCGCCACTGCGCACGATGGTGGTGCTGCCGACCGGCCCGGTAGAGCCGCAACCGGTTCGGCCACGAAACGGTAAGGCGGCTCCCGGCAAGGTTGCCTGCTTGCGCTGGTGGGTGTGTTGGTGCCAGCCGTGCGCGGGTCGGACCCGGCACCGATTGCTTCGCGTTCGGCCTGCCAGCCGCCAGCGGTGAGCAGGAGCCACTGCGAGTTGCTCTTGACCGTGCGCTAAGCGCACACGTTCTCATGGGTGCGCAAGGTCGCCATACGGGCGACTTCGAACGTACGGAGTGTCCCCCATGCCCGTGATCCGGACCCCGCTCGGGATCATCCGCGAGAATCTGCGTCCCTACCTGTGGCTGAGCCTCATGGCCTACGGCCTGCTGGCAGTCGGTCTGGTGGTAGGAGCGGTGGTTCCTGATCTGAACGCGGCACTCAAGGGGTCGATGGAGGACGACGGGACGACGGATCAG
This window harbors:
- a CDS encoding DUF5937 family protein, with translation MLTIGFSAYDLAVMRFAFSPMQEIVASVRVLKDPAAHALHVPWVKQVAPRVAAAAGAFDLLFALVPVPSWYIPDFVTPPPTTPVPDLQTELADLRRIEPQRVRTDLDRLATLRDPARQSATSGWNETKARTDDAELHAMWTDPSAGLDRLARQMNDYWSLAVSEYWPRLRSLLEADVVHRARRLADGGPTSLFADLAPSVSWQDDQLTIAHPRFVGHRQLDGEGLLLVPSAFVWPTVFSSTMPPWQPTLTYPARGVATLWEQRTTAAAPALERVIGRSRTRLLLELDAPASTTELAYRTGLTPGAVSQHLGLLRSAGLVGASRSGRLVLYFRTDASDMLLTEVRD
- a CDS encoding MFS transporter → MANRDFELLFASTAVSRVGSEISYIAFPLAAIVALQAGPEQVGLLNAATTAAFLLIGLPAGVWVDRMRRRPVLLAADLVRFLLLAWVPLAWWWGILTMTQLFVVAFLVGAGRVFSDVAAQSYLPTVVGREHLVAGNARLAGTEAVSRIVGRGAGGALVQALTAPVAIAVDALTYLWSFLCLCPIRRPEPAPVVPDRPRHLWREIGEGLRYVAGQPALRAVAASGALVNLASTVIVVIVPLLIVRELRLPEGLVGVFFAVGGVGAVLGTMAARRLALRFGYGRTLIVAATTVAPVYLLLPFADRGVWLWAAAVAYLLMMAKASIDNVLLVSFRQTITPDRMLGRMNATMRFVLSGALPIGSVLAGFVGEYVSLRAALWCGTVGMAVAWVPVFLSPLRTMVVLPTGPVEPQPVRPRNGKAAPGKVACLRWWVCWCQPCAGRTRHRLLRVRPASRQR